In Natronoarchaeum philippinense, a single window of DNA contains:
- a CDS encoding proline dehydrogenase family protein, translated as MLPPIADNFVAGETAPEAIAHARDLDGRGVGTILNLLGEHYERPGPAAEDRDAYVRLIDDIADAGIDACVSVKPSQIGLDIGESTFRSNLEVIAERADERDAFVWIDMEDHETTDATLDAFEELARAHEWSVGVCLQANLKRTRKDLDRLIDVPGKFRLVKGAYDEPDDLSYTRKPRVNEEYRELLRYAFEHRDRGVAVGSHDPVMIEHAADLAAEHGTDFEIQMLMGVRESAQYDLAADYDVYQYVPYGNRWLSYFYRRVAERRANALFALRAAIGR; from the coding sequence ATGCTGCCACCGATCGCCGACAACTTCGTCGCGGGCGAGACCGCGCCGGAGGCGATCGCCCACGCACGCGACCTCGACGGTCGTGGCGTCGGGACGATCCTGAACCTGCTTGGCGAACACTACGAGCGACCCGGCCCGGCCGCCGAGGACCGGGACGCGTACGTCCGCTTGATCGACGACATCGCAGACGCCGGGATCGACGCCTGCGTCTCGGTCAAACCCTCCCAGATCGGCTTAGACATCGGCGAGTCGACGTTCCGGTCGAATCTAGAGGTGATCGCCGAGCGCGCCGACGAGCGCGACGCGTTCGTCTGGATCGACATGGAAGACCACGAGACGACCGACGCGACGCTCGACGCCTTCGAGGAGCTGGCCCGGGCCCACGAGTGGTCCGTCGGCGTCTGCCTGCAGGCCAACCTCAAGCGCACGCGCAAGGACCTCGACCGCCTGATCGACGTACCCGGAAAATTCCGACTGGTCAAAGGCGCCTACGACGAACCGGACGACCTCTCGTACACGCGCAAACCGCGGGTGAACGAGGAGTACCGCGAACTGCTTCGGTACGCCTTCGAGCACCGCGACCGCGGCGTCGCCGTCGGAAGCCACGATCCGGTGATGATCGAACACGCCGCCGATCTCGCCGCCGAGCACGGCACCGATTTCGAGATCCAGATGCTGATGGGCGTCCGCGAGTCGGCCCAGTACGATCTGGCCGCCGACTACGACGTCTACCAGTACGTCCCCTACGGGAACCGCTGGCTGTCGTACTTCTATCGCCGGGTCGCCGAGCGCCGGGCGAACGCGCTGTTCGCGCTGCGGGCTGCTATCGGGCGGTGA
- a CDS encoding DUF502 domain-containing protein, translating to MATWKRDFGSGLVVLVPIIVTLWVLVWLFNFIAGAPLVNQINQELLVDLGFEGISTSAVSAVRVLVTLVVFVTLVFAVGYLMRTALGNVLEDRIDDLINRLPGLRVVYNASKMAAETALGGTEALQTPVKVEVWDGVRMTAFKTGKRTDDGRELLFMPTAPNITTGFVIEVEPEDIQEIDERVEDSLTRLLSAGFGDANNQSGGLHGVPIDVHESDTGRLAGSDADRSNADGRADAGADE from the coding sequence ATGGCAACGTGGAAGCGGGACTTCGGGAGCGGTCTTGTCGTCCTCGTCCCGATCATCGTCACCCTCTGGGTCCTCGTCTGGCTGTTCAACTTCATCGCGGGCGCGCCGCTGGTCAACCAGATCAATCAGGAGTTGCTCGTCGATCTCGGTTTCGAGGGGATCAGCACCAGCGCGGTCAGCGCCGTGCGCGTGCTCGTGACGCTCGTCGTCTTCGTCACGCTCGTGTTCGCGGTCGGCTACCTGATGCGAACCGCGCTCGGCAACGTTCTCGAAGACCGGATCGACGACCTGATCAACCGCCTGCCGGGACTCCGCGTCGTCTATAACGCCTCGAAGATGGCCGCCGAAACCGCCCTCGGCGGAACCGAAGCGCTCCAGACGCCCGTCAAAGTCGAGGTCTGGGACGGCGTCCGCATGACGGCGTTCAAGACGGGCAAGCGCACCGACGACGGCCGCGAGCTGCTCTTTATGCCGACCGCGCCGAACATCACGACCGGGTTCGTGATCGAGGTCGAACCAGAAGACATCCAAGAGATCGACGAGCGCGTCGAGGACTCGCTGACCCGCCTGTTGAGCGCCGGCTTCGGCGACGCCAACAACCAGAGCGGCGGCCTCCACGGCGTCCCGATCGACGTGCACGAGTCCGACACGGGTCGTCTCGCCGGCTCTGATGCGGATCGGAGCAACGCGGACGGCCGGGCCGACGCTGGTGCTGACGAGTAG
- a CDS encoding branched-chain amino acid transaminase: protein MGFDEMDVDTIWMDGEFQDWDDAQVHVLTHGLHYGTGIFEGVRCYDTADGPAIFRWDAHLDRFYESAKPYEMDIEHDREELTEATMELIRRQDLESCYIRPVAFYGYNSLGVSPKDCPTQVAIACWPWGTYLGEDALQKGVEVMVSSWRKHSSSQIPTNAKTTGLYVNSMLAGEEARRNGYTEAIVLDKEGYVAEGPGENIFMVKDGELYTPALSQSILDGITRQSVIEVARDLGYTVHDQATISRGQLHTADELFFTGTAAEVTPIRQVDNVEIGSGTRGPVTEEIQQTFFDLVEDPSDEYADWFTYV, encoded by the coding sequence ATGGGATTTGACGAGATGGACGTCGACACCATCTGGATGGACGGCGAGTTCCAAGATTGGGACGACGCCCAGGTGCACGTCCTCACGCACGGTCTCCACTACGGTACCGGCATCTTCGAAGGCGTTCGCTGCTACGACACCGCCGACGGCCCGGCGATCTTCCGCTGGGACGCCCACCTCGACCGGTTCTACGAGTCGGCAAAGCCCTACGAGATGGACATCGAGCACGACCGCGAGGAGCTCACCGAGGCGACGATGGAGCTCATCCGCCGGCAGGACTTGGAGTCGTGTTACATCCGGCCGGTCGCGTTCTATGGCTACAACAGCCTCGGCGTCAGCCCGAAGGACTGCCCGACGCAGGTCGCCATCGCGTGCTGGCCGTGGGGTACGTACCTCGGCGAGGACGCCCTGCAGAAGGGCGTCGAAGTGATGGTCTCGTCGTGGCGCAAGCACTCCTCCAGCCAGATTCCGACCAACGCCAAGACGACGGGGCTGTACGTCAACAGCATGCTCGCCGGCGAGGAGGCCCGGCGCAACGGCTACACCGAGGCCATCGTGCTCGACAAGGAGGGCTACGTCGCGGAAGGCCCCGGCGAGAACATCTTCATGGTCAAAGACGGCGAGCTCTATACGCCGGCGCTCTCCCAGTCGATCCTCGACGGTATCACGCGCCAGAGCGTCATCGAGGTCGCCCGCGATCTTGGCTACACGGTCCACGACCAAGCGACGATCTCGCGCGGCCAGCTCCACACCGCCGACGAGCTGTTCTTCACGGGCACCGCCGCCGAGGTGACGCCGATCCGGCAGGTCGACAACGTCGAGATCGGGTCGGGCACGCGCGGTCCGGTCACCGAGGAGATCCAACAGACGTTCTTCGACCTCGTCGAAGACCCCAGCGACGAGTACGCCGACTGGTTCACCTACGTCTAA
- a CDS encoding GTP-dependent dephospho-CoA kinase family protein, whose protein sequence is MAPEDGASQNDAADAARPESDATIVVRLPDELRSAFKDPLGPLYTDAEELLSDAGEPLIAVGDIVTYHFEQADRRPDVALVDGRTKRQAVDDEVRETVEAPPDRIAATNPAGTLTVELLTALGDAVARDGPTTVVVDGEEDLATLPAVLAAPEGATVVYGQPDRGMVAVDVTAETRAEFRDLLERMDGDRERLWALLDAEA, encoded by the coding sequence GTGGCTCCCGAGGACGGCGCTTCCCAGAACGATGCCGCTGACGCCGCCCGTCCCGAGAGCGACGCCACAATCGTCGTTCGGCTTCCCGACGAGCTTCGATCGGCGTTCAAGGACCCGCTTGGCCCCCTCTACACCGACGCCGAGGAGTTACTCTCCGACGCCGGCGAGCCCCTGATCGCCGTCGGCGACATCGTCACCTACCACTTCGAGCAGGCCGACCGACGGCCCGATGTCGCGCTGGTCGATGGCCGCACGAAACGCCAAGCCGTCGACGACGAGGTGCGCGAGACGGTCGAAGCCCCGCCCGACCGCATCGCCGCCACCAATCCAGCGGGCACGCTGACCGTCGAACTGCTGACGGCGCTCGGCGACGCCGTCGCCCGGGACGGTCCGACGACCGTCGTCGTCGACGGCGAGGAAGATCTTGCGACGCTCCCGGCGGTGCTGGCCGCGCCCGAGGGCGCGACGGTCGTCTACGGCCAGCCAGACCGCGGGATGGTCGCCGTCGACGTGACGGCCGAGACGCGCGCCGAGTTCCGCGATCTTCTAGAGCGGATGGACGGCGACCGCGAGCGACTGTGGGCGCTGCTGGACGCCGAAGCGTAA
- the spt4 gene encoding transcription elongation factor subunit Spt4: MAEDRLVCRECHRVNDPDQQTCDGCGSSSLTEDWAGYVFIAHPEESGIADEMEVTEPGAYALKVR; this comes from the coding sequence ATGGCCGAGGACCGACTCGTCTGCCGCGAGTGCCACCGCGTGAACGATCCCGACCAGCAGACCTGCGATGGCTGTGGGTCGAGCAGCCTCACCGAGGACTGGGCGGGCTACGTGTTCATCGCCCACCCCGAAGAGAGCGGCATCGCAGACGAGATGGAAGTGACCGAGCCCGGCGCGTACGCGCTGAAAGTCCGGTAA
- a CDS encoding DNA-directed RNA polymerase encodes MYKRVRLKDTVEVPPRELANVTPELVKKLLQDKLEGRMDEDVGSVVSVVNVHDIGQGAVLPNRPGVYYEAEFDAVTFDPQMQEVVDGTVVETVEFGAFVGIGPVDGLLHVSQISNEYLAFDSENQRLASNESDRALGTDDAVRARIVTKSIDERNPRDSKIGLTAKQPGLGKHGWLEEERRKRQAQAGES; translated from the coding sequence ATGTACAAACGGGTCAGATTGAAGGATACGGTCGAGGTACCGCCGCGCGAGCTCGCAAACGTCACGCCGGAGCTCGTCAAGAAGCTACTCCAAGACAAGCTCGAAGGGCGCATGGACGAGGACGTCGGGTCCGTCGTCAGCGTCGTCAACGTCCACGACATCGGTCAGGGCGCCGTCCTGCCGAACCGGCCGGGCGTCTACTACGAGGCCGAGTTCGACGCCGTCACGTTCGACCCCCAGATGCAGGAGGTCGTCGACGGGACGGTCGTCGAGACCGTGGAGTTCGGTGCGTTCGTCGGGATCGGCCCCGTCGACGGCCTGCTTCACGTCTCGCAGATCTCCAACGAGTATCTGGCCTTCGACTCGGAGAACCAGCGGCTCGCCTCGAACGAGTCCGACCGCGCGCTGGGGACCGACGACGCCGTCCGGGCGCGCATCGTCACCAAGAGCATCGACGAGCGCAACCCGCGAGACTCCAAGATCGGCCTGACGGCCAAACAGCCCGGCCTCGGCAAGCACGGCTGGCTCGAAGAGGAGCGGCGCAAGCGTCAGGCGCAAGCCGGTGAGAGCTGA
- a CDS encoding PIN domain-containing protein, which produces MAPTVVVDTNALMMPVELDVRLFDELDRLLNGAPRAPEQASGDEPRADGYEPTTPQSVVEELRKLSEKGGEEGIAASVGHDLATERCLIVDTEASYADDAVVELAREGIADYVVTNDQPLQERTLDAGVAVIGLRGKNKLAVTQP; this is translated from the coding sequence ATGGCACCGACCGTCGTCGTCGACACGAACGCGCTGATGATGCCAGTGGAACTCGACGTCCGGCTGTTCGACGAGCTGGACCGGCTGCTCAACGGTGCGCCGCGCGCACCGGAACAAGCGAGCGGCGATGAGCCGCGAGCAGACGGGTACGAGCCGACTACACCCCAGTCGGTCGTCGAAGAGCTCCGAAAGCTGTCCGAGAAGGGCGGTGAGGAAGGCATCGCCGCGAGCGTGGGACACGATCTGGCGACGGAACGGTGTCTGATAGTCGATACCGAGGCGTCGTACGCCGACGACGCGGTCGTCGAGCTCGCCCGCGAGGGCATCGCCGACTACGTCGTCACGAACGACCAGCCGCTCCAAGAGCGCACGCTCGACGCGGGCGTCGCAGTAATTGGTTTAAGGGGCAAGAACAAACTCGCAGTTACTCAACCATAG
- a CDS encoding translation initiation factor IF-2 subunit gamma, with protein sequence MSDDHRQPEVNIGLVGHVDHGKTTLVQALSGEWTDQHSEEMKRGISIRLGYADATFRECPDKEAPERYTAEETCEDGTESEPLRTVSFVDAPGHETLMATMLSGAAIMDGAVLVVSASEPVPQAQTEEHLMALDIIGIDNIVVVQNKVDLVDAERARENYQEIQEFVEGTVAEDAPIVPISAQQEVNMDVLIQAIEEEIPTPDRDPDADARMHVARSFDINRPGTTWEDLTGGVLGGSLAQGELNDGEEIEIRPGREVEEGGQSEYRPITTEIRSLQAGGENVDTVSPGGLLGVGTGLDPSLTKGDALAGQLAGPPETLPPTWNSFEMEVDLLDRIVGQDSGEVDEISTGEPLMLTIGTATTVGSVTSARGDECEVALKRPVCAAEGAKIAINRRVGARWRLIGIGTLQG encoded by the coding sequence ATGTCAGACGATCACCGACAACCGGAGGTGAACATCGGACTGGTCGGCCACGTCGATCACGGCAAGACCACGCTCGTGCAGGCCTTGTCCGGCGAGTGGACCGACCAGCACTCCGAAGAGATGAAGCGGGGTATCTCTATCCGTCTCGGCTACGCGGACGCGACGTTCCGCGAGTGCCCGGACAAGGAGGCACCCGAACGCTACACCGCCGAGGAAACCTGCGAGGACGGCACCGAGAGCGAGCCGCTCCGCACCGTGTCGTTCGTCGACGCGCCCGGCCACGAGACGCTGATGGCGACGATGCTGTCCGGCGCCGCGATCATGGACGGTGCGGTGCTTGTCGTCAGCGCCAGCGAGCCGGTCCCGCAGGCCCAGACCGAAGAGCACCTGATGGCGCTGGATATCATCGGCATCGACAACATCGTCGTCGTCCAGAACAAGGTCGACCTCGTCGACGCCGAGCGCGCCCGCGAGAACTACCAAGAGATCCAAGAGTTCGTCGAGGGCACGGTCGCCGAGGACGCGCCGATCGTCCCGATCAGCGCCCAGCAGGAGGTCAACATGGACGTGCTGATCCAAGCGATCGAGGAGGAGATCCCGACGCCGGATCGGGATCCCGACGCCGACGCCCGGATGCACGTCGCGCGGAGCTTCGACATCAATCGGCCGGGGACGACTTGGGAAGACCTCACCGGCGGCGTGCTCGGCGGTTCGCTCGCACAGGGAGAACTGAACGACGGAGAGGAGATCGAGATCCGCCCCGGCCGCGAGGTCGAGGAAGGCGGGCAGTCGGAGTACCGCCCGATCACGACCGAAATCCGATCGCTGCAGGCCGGCGGCGAGAACGTCGACACAGTTTCGCCGGGCGGACTGCTCGGCGTCGGCACCGGGCTCGACCCCAGTCTCACCAAGGGCGACGCGCTCGCGGGACAGCTCGCCGGACCGCCGGAGACGCTCCCGCCGACGTGGAACTCCTTCGAGATGGAGGTCGATCTGCTCGATCGGATCGTCGGGCAGGACAGCGGCGAGGTCGACGAGATTTCGACCGGCGAGCCGCTGATGCTGACGATCGGCACCGCGACGACGGTCGGATCGGTCACGAGCGCCCGCGGCGACGAGTGCGAGGTCGCGCTCAAGCGGCCCGTCTGCGCCGCCGAGGGTGCCAAAATCGCGATCAACCGCCGTGTGGGCGCTCGCTGGCGGCTGATCGGCATCGGCACGCTACAGGGATAG
- a CDS encoding L-lactate permease, whose protein sequence is MVDPLLALAALSPLAVVAALLVGALWPATRAMPVAWATAAIVGFVAWNMPVEWVLAASISGVLTAIEILWIVFGALALLYTLMRAGAVDRINAGFVAISEDRRVQVVLVGFFLATFLEGVAGFGTPAAVVAPLLLALGFPPLAAVVAALVGHAIATTFGAVGVPVRPGVEEPLGALESLSSAEAIDVTLQAAGAAALYQVAVGVFMPLVAVGMIVHFFGDPEERSLSAILEVVPLCLFAGIAFVVPFALTALFVGPELPSIVGAMVGAAVVVAVLRAGYLHPDEEWTFRTREHWPDHWIGSIEPGSNGTSSSSDATDGLSDDAPAASMSLARAWTPYVLLVVLLIATRDFTPIGVALTELSALAPAWDAILGTDIGGEVRWAYVPGTWLALSALAAIPLFGMDRGQVESAWREAGQKLVSPAVALVFVIAMVGIMTESGAAPNAPSGDSMMIVLADATASVVGDVYPAVATVVGVLGTFITGSITVSNLTFSQLQYDVAVQLGLPTHHILAAQMVGAAIGNVLAIHNVIAALATVGLVGQEGRVVRLNLFPVLYYVVAMGALVSVVTLL, encoded by the coding sequence GTGGTTGACCCGCTCTTGGCGCTGGCCGCGCTCTCGCCGCTCGCAGTCGTCGCTGCTCTGCTCGTGGGTGCGCTGTGGCCAGCGACGAGGGCCATGCCGGTCGCGTGGGCGACGGCGGCGATCGTCGGATTCGTCGCTTGGAACATGCCGGTCGAGTGGGTGCTAGCGGCCAGCATCTCGGGCGTTCTGACCGCCATCGAGATCCTTTGGATCGTCTTCGGCGCGCTCGCGCTGCTGTACACGCTGATGCGCGCCGGCGCGGTCGACCGGATCAACGCCGGGTTCGTCGCGATCAGCGAGGACCGACGGGTCCAAGTCGTCTTGGTCGGATTCTTCTTGGCGACGTTCCTCGAGGGCGTCGCCGGGTTCGGGACGCCCGCTGCCGTGGTGGCGCCGCTGCTGCTCGCGCTCGGATTTCCGCCGCTGGCCGCGGTCGTCGCCGCGCTCGTCGGCCACGCGATCGCGACGACGTTCGGCGCCGTCGGCGTTCCGGTCCGGCCGGGCGTCGAGGAGCCCCTCGGGGCTCTCGAGTCGCTATCGAGCGCCGAGGCGATCGACGTCACGCTCCAAGCTGCCGGCGCGGCGGCGCTGTACCAAGTCGCCGTCGGCGTCTTCATGCCGCTGGTAGCCGTCGGGATGATCGTCCACTTCTTCGGCGACCCCGAAGAGCGGTCGCTGTCGGCGATCCTCGAGGTCGTTCCGCTGTGTCTGTTCGCAGGAATCGCGTTCGTCGTCCCCTTCGCCCTGACTGCGCTGTTCGTCGGGCCAGAGCTGCCGTCGATAGTCGGCGCGATGGTAGGCGCCGCCGTCGTCGTCGCCGTGTTGCGCGCGGGCTACCTGCACCCCGACGAGGAGTGGACGTTCCGGACTCGGGAGCACTGGCCGGATCACTGGATCGGGTCGATCGAACCCGGCAGCAACGGCACGTCGAGCAGCTCGGACGCTACCGACGGTCTCTCCGACGACGCCCCGGCGGCGTCGATGTCGCTCGCCCGCGCCTGGACGCCGTACGTCCTCCTCGTCGTGCTGTTGATCGCGACGCGGGATTTCACGCCGATCGGCGTCGCGCTCACCGAACTCTCGGCGCTGGCGCCCGCTTGGGATGCCATTCTCGGCACCGACATCGGCGGCGAGGTTCGGTGGGCGTACGTGCCGGGAACCTGGCTGGCTCTGAGTGCGCTGGCGGCGATCCCGCTGTTCGGGATGGACCGCGGGCAGGTCGAGAGCGCGTGGCGCGAGGCAGGCCAGAAACTCGTTTCGCCGGCCGTCGCGCTCGTGTTCGTCATCGCGATGGTCGGGATCATGACCGAGTCCGGGGCGGCGCCGAACGCGCCCAGCGGTGACAGCATGATGATCGTACTCGCTGACGCGACGGCGTCGGTCGTCGGAGACGTCTACCCGGCTGTCGCGACGGTCGTAGGCGTCCTCGGGACGTTCATCACCGGCTCGATCACCGTCTCGAATCTCACCTTCAGCCAGCTCCAGTACGACGTCGCCGTCCAGCTCGGCCTGCCGACCCACCACATCCTGGCCGCCCAGATGGTCGGCGCCGCCATCGGCAACGTGCTGGCGATCCACAACGTCATCGCCGCGCTGGCGACGGTCGGGCTCGTCGGACAGGAGGGACGGGTCGTCCGTCTCAACCTGTTTCCGGTGCTGTACTACGTCGTCGCGATGGGTGCGCTCGTCTCGGTCGTGACGCTGCTGTAA
- a CDS encoding DUF5787 family protein, with product MREFAFELSLCAHLEATTEDVVSRQLGAGVDRPGKRIVDVVCVEQGPAFDERTAITAAAIPDAAIECDAGSGRFQPRGRVIEGSPERKRRVVERAVEAGFFERERRGGREHVRQVARYPADWFDRIVGIENKPDLGTPGDLETQLRKDASLGLVDEAILATESHVTGAHLNRIPDEIGVWRVDLSAGAAERIEVLREPTPLAVDEPGIELHDEHPGRAEIYPATAAEKARARRRLAERAYGKGWRTYELPGCAAADAAEREGVAGLPYCAWKGRLVDPASECGPACGGYDAAEPPDADLAAARAASSPWVADPEGQKRRQAGLSRFIDRE from the coding sequence GTGCGCGAGTTCGCGTTCGAGCTGTCGCTGTGCGCTCACCTCGAAGCGACGACCGAAGACGTCGTGAGCCGCCAGCTCGGCGCCGGCGTCGACCGGCCGGGCAAGCGAATCGTCGATGTCGTCTGCGTCGAGCAGGGGCCGGCGTTCGACGAGCGGACGGCGATCACCGCCGCCGCGATTCCCGACGCTGCGATCGAGTGCGACGCCGGGTCGGGCCGGTTCCAGCCCCGCGGACGAGTCATCGAGGGGTCCCCGGAGCGCAAGCGCCGCGTCGTCGAACGCGCCGTCGAGGCGGGCTTTTTCGAGCGCGAGCGCCGCGGCGGGCGCGAGCACGTTCGGCAGGTCGCGCGCTACCCCGCCGACTGGTTCGACCGGATCGTCGGCATCGAGAACAAGCCCGATCTCGGGACGCCCGGCGACCTCGAAACCCAACTCCGCAAGGACGCCAGCCTCGGGCTGGTCGACGAGGCGATTCTGGCGACCGAAAGCCACGTGACGGGCGCCCATCTCAATCGGATTCCCGACGAGATCGGCGTTTGGCGCGTCGATCTCTCGGCCGGCGCCGCCGAACGGATCGAGGTGCTCCGCGAGCCGACGCCGCTCGCCGTCGACGAACCGGGAATCGAACTCCACGACGAGCATCCCGGCCGGGCCGAGATCTATCCGGCGACTGCGGCCGAAAAAGCGCGGGCGCGGCGTCGCCTCGCCGAGCGCGCCTACGGAAAGGGGTGGCGCACCTACGAACTTCCCGGCTGTGCGGCAGCCGACGCCGCCGAGCGCGAGGGAGTCGCCGGGCTTCCCTACTGTGCGTGGAAAGGGCGGTTGGTCGATCCGGCGAGCGAGTGTGGGCCGGCCTGTGGCGGGTACGACGCGGCCGAGCCGCCGGACGCCGACCTCGCCGCGGCGCGCGCGGCGTCGTCGCCGTGGGTCGCTGATCCCGAGGGACAAAAGCGGCGACAGGCGGGTCTGAGCCGGTTCATAGACAGGGAGTGA
- a CDS encoding AzlC family ABC transporter permease, producing the protein MRSDSYHSTDSGDPTAVNDAPTGSDDERADHERSVTFTRSGLRDGFIKCVPVSLGVAGYGVAFGVLAQQAGLSVAEATLMSATVVAGAAQVIAVELWADPIPAALVVGTAFIVNLRYTLMGAALRPWLRELTPLQAYGSVFFMADENWALTMGELQSGSRKGAFLLGSGLAIWAFWIGSTVLGATAGAAVGEPSRYGLDFVLVAVFLAIAVELWDGASDLAPWGAALLAAVLGAQLLPGSWYIPLGGVAGFLVEVIRVES; encoded by the coding sequence ATGCGATCTGACAGCTACCATTCGACAGACAGCGGCGACCCCACCGCCGTGAACGACGCGCCGACAGGCTCCGACGACGAGCGTGCCGACCACGAGCGATCAGTGACGTTCACCCGAAGCGGGCTCCGGGACGGCTTCATCAAGTGCGTCCCCGTTTCGCTCGGCGTGGCGGGCTACGGCGTCGCCTTCGGCGTCCTCGCCCAGCAGGCGGGCCTGAGCGTCGCCGAGGCAACCCTGATGAGCGCGACCGTCGTCGCCGGCGCGGCCCAAGTCATCGCGGTCGAACTCTGGGCGGACCCGATCCCGGCTGCGCTGGTCGTCGGCACCGCATTCATCGTCAACCTGCGGTACACGCTGATGGGCGCTGCGCTGCGGCCGTGGCTGCGCGAGCTGACGCCGCTGCAGGCCTACGGGAGCGTCTTCTTCATGGCCGACGAGAACTGGGCGTTGACGATGGGCGAACTCCAGTCGGGGAGCCGGAAGGGGGCGTTTCTCCTCGGGAGCGGCCTCGCCATCTGGGCCTTTTGGATCGGCTCGACGGTGCTCGGCGCGACGGCCGGCGCGGCGGTCGGCGAGCCCTCCCGGTACGGGTTGGACTTCGTACTGGTGGCGGTGTTCCTCGCCATCGCGGTCGAACTATGGGACGGCGCCTCGGACCTCGCGCCGTGGGGCGCCGCGCTGCTCGCGGCCGTGCTGGGCGCCCAACTGCTCCCAGGAAGCTGGTACATCCCGCTCGGCGGCGTCGCCGGCTTTCTCGTGGAGGTGATCCGAGTTGAGTCCTGA
- a CDS encoding AzlD family protein, translating to MSPDLSLDPVVVAVVLAMAVSTYVAKAGGLWLLGRIDVSERAEAGLEVLPGAIVVSIIGPELAAGGPAEWAAAGVALLVAWKTESVLLAIVVGAGAVVGFRGLL from the coding sequence TTGAGTCCTGATCTCTCGCTCGATCCGGTCGTCGTCGCGGTCGTGCTGGCGATGGCGGTGTCGACGTACGTCGCCAAGGCCGGCGGGCTATGGTTGCTCGGCCGGATCGACGTGTCCGAGCGCGCCGAGGCAGGGCTCGAAGTGCTCCCCGGCGCGATCGTCGTGTCGATCATCGGGCCGGAACTCGCCGCCGGCGGCCCGGCAGAGTGGGCTGCAGCGGGGGTCGCGCTGCTGGTCGCGTGGAAAACAGAGAGCGTGTTGCTTGCGATCGTCGTCGGCGCCGGAGCCGTCGTCGGATTCCGGGGACTCCTGTAG
- a CDS encoding MBL fold metallo-hydrolase, with product MQVTLLGTGDTTGTPTVGCDCDTCERSRDPGDALRRRLRERGVDSPRERDVERTRFSVHVHNERTGESLLIDASPDFRYQFLREGVDLPDAVVVSHVHFDHLDGLGNAYRLLEDVPVYAADETDPNTGESVAETIEDKFDYLDAIEVRPRSPFETIRTCGLDVTLVPVDHPPLVCYGLVIEDPETGAKLSLSGDTSYGIPERSREMLADPDLFLADAIVPADLCEYHPAGGAHHDDAGVPRTFGTKHMTREGALDLADDLDATETRLVHLAHFYPADEAFEEPLAIDGERYEL from the coding sequence ATGCAGGTCACCTTGCTCGGGACGGGCGACACGACGGGGACGCCGACGGTCGGCTGTGACTGTGACACCTGCGAGCGAAGCCGCGACCCGGGCGACGCGTTGCGTCGCCGACTGCGCGAGCGAGGCGTCGACTCGCCGCGCGAACGAGATGTCGAGCGCACGCGCTTTTCGGTCCACGTCCACAACGAGCGCACCGGCGAGTCGCTGCTGATCGACGCCTCGCCCGACTTTCGCTACCAGTTCCTCCGCGAGGGCGTCGACCTGCCCGACGCCGTCGTCGTCTCGCACGTCCACTTCGATCACCTCGACGGACTGGGCAACGCCTACCGCCTGCTGGAGGACGTGCCCGTCTACGCGGCCGACGAGACCGATCCCAACACCGGCGAGAGCGTCGCCGAGACGATCGAGGACAAGTTCGACTACCTCGACGCGATCGAGGTGCGACCGCGCTCGCCGTTCGAGACGATACGGACCTGCGGGCTCGACGTGACGCTCGTCCCGGTCGATCACCCGCCGCTGGTTTGCTACGGCCTCGTGATCGAGGACCCCGAGACGGGCGCGAAGCTCTCGCTGTCCGGTGATACGAGTTACGGCATCCCCGAGCGTTCCCGGGAGATGCTGGCCGATCCGGACCTCTTTCTCGCGGACGCCATCGTCCCGGCCGACCTCTGCGAGTACCATCCCGCCGGCGGCGCGCACCACGACGACGCGGGCGTCCCGCGAACCTTCGGCACCAAGCACATGACCCGCGAGGGCGCGCTCGATCTGGCAGACGATCTGGACGCCACGGAGACGCGGCTGGTCCATCTCGCGCACTTCTATCCCGCAGACGAAGCGTTCGAGGAGCCACTTGCGATCGACGGCGAGCGCTACGAACTCTGA